From Candidatus Xianfuyuplasma coldseepsis:
TTTTAGAACTTTAATCGCCCGTTCTTTTCGTTCTTTTGGTGCGACACCGGATAATGTCATACCAAGTTCGACGTTATCTAAAACGCTTAAATGATTGATTAAGTTGTAGCTTTGAAAGACAAACCCAATCGAGTTGTTTCGATACGCATCCCAATCTTTTTCTTTAAAATCTCTCGTGGATGTTCCATTAATGATTAAATCACCGCTGGTGTATCGATCGAGCCCACCAACAATGTTTAGCGTAGTTGTTTTACCACATCCAGATGGACCTAGTATTGCAACAAATTCTCCTTTATGGAGTTCCATATTTACTTTATTTAAAGCACGAAATTGGCGATCGCCAACAGGATAGTCTTTAATAATATCTTTTAATACAAGCATTGTATCACCTCGTCAATATTATATACTACGAACTCCGTTTTTTTGAGTAGTTCGCTCGGAACATTTCCGTTTTTCATATTTTTTGATATAATACAAGAGATAGCTTTACTACAAATCATATAAATAGGTGATTCGATGTCGAAAAAACGCTCATTATACGTAACCACTCTTATCTATTCAATTGTCTTAATTGCAGGGCTGTATAGTTACTTACTGGCACGCTCCGTTACGTCGGTTCTCTATGCGACATTGATAGCGGATGTGGTGATGACGACCTTGATTTTTGTCGCCAGTATCGGGTTTAATAATTCCAGTTTGTACGATCCCTATTGGAGTGTCATTCCCGTGTTTATCGTCGTACTGTGGATGAGAGAACTCCATCACATGATGTGGATCGACTGGGTGTTATTTACCAGTGTGTTTGTTTGGGCAATACGACTTACGATGAACTGGATTACCGATTTCAAGGGATACAACCATGAAGATTTCCGATATGTGGACTTTCGTAAACAGTTCCCCAAAATTTATTGGCTTGTCAGCTATTTTGGGATTCATCTATTTCCTACGGTGATTGTGTTTATTTCATTGTATCCATTATATTTTATTTGGACAAATACGATAAATTCTCCCATGTATGTGTATATCGGTGCACTGATTATGATTGGTGGTGCGAT
This genomic window contains:
- a CDS encoding DUF1295 domain-containing protein, translated to MSKKRSLYVTTLIYSIVLIAGLYSYLLARSVTSVLYATLIADVVMTTLIFVASIGFNNSSLYDPYWSVIPVFIVVLWMRELHHMMWIDWVLFTSVFVWAIRLTMNWITDFKGYNHEDFRYVDFRKQFPKIYWLVSYFGIHLFPTVIVFISLYPLYFIWTNTINSPMYVYIGALIMIGGAMISYVADHQRRIHKLQHPNQSIRTGLWQYSRHPNYFGEVFFWFGIYISSVSVGVALSPIVGFVSMVALFNFYSVPKMEDKLLQNKTDYQLVIDTVPRFFFRKPKAD